DNA from Nitrospira sp.:
GAGGGCGAGGCGTTCGTGGCGTTTCAGGAATACATTCTTCAGCTCAAGAACAAGGGCGTCATCCTGGCGGTCTGCTCGAAGAATAACTATGCCGATGCCATCCAGCCGTTCGAAAAGCATCAGGAGATGCGGCTGAAACTTGACGACATCGCCCTCTTCATCGCCAATTGGGAATCGAAACCCGACAACATCCGAAGGATAGCCAAGACGCTGCAGATCGGCTTGGATTCCTTGGTGTTTGTGGATGATAACCCTGTGGAGCGTGAGGTAGTTCATCGGTTCCTTCCTGAGGTCGATGTGATACCCCTCCCGGAGGATCCCTCCTATTATCCGCGAGCCCTGTCACAATATCTCTTGTTTGAGACCAGCTCGTTCACTCCCGAAGATAGTCGACGGACCGACCAATATCGTGCCCGCGCGAAGGTATTGGAACTGGAGACGGCAGCCGAGTCCATCGAAGATTTTTACCGCAGCCTCCAGATGCAAGCCATCGTGGCGCCCTTTGAGGAGTCGCAGTTGCCGAGGATCGCGCAGCTGATCGGGAAGACGAATCAATTCAACCTCACCACCAGACGGCATGGAATGTCGCAATTGGAGGCATTCCTGCAGGATGAGAGCTATGTGCATCTGGCTCTACGGTTGCGTGATCGTTACGCAAAGCATGGGCTGGTCAGTGTGATTATCGCTCGGCATCAAGACAATGTGCTGGATATCGATACCTGGCTGATGAGCTGCCGAGTCATCGGCCGGACGGTCGAGACGACGATGCTGGAGCACCTCTGTCGCCGAGCCGCAGAGCTCGGCTGCACCTCGCTTCGGGGTACCTATATTCTCACTGAGAAAAATGCGATGGCTGCAGATGCGTATGCCAAGTGCGGCTTCGAGTTAATCGGTCGCGGTGAAGGACAGGAAGTCTGGACGTATGACTTGCTTGCCAAAGGTCTGATCACCAATACGTTTATCAAGCCAGGCGAATCCTGGGAGCTTGCTGGTAGGGATGCCTGAATCGCAATCCGGGGTTCGATCCTCCGTGCCGACCGGGGGGTTGGCGCATTGGGCTACTGTTCACCGCCTCTATCGGGAGGCATCTCTGTAGCCACTGGTCTCTGAATGCGGCTCACATATTGGAAACGTTTTAGCCCGCATTATTCATGACGGTTCGTCGCGAAATTGCGGAGTCGCGACGCGAGACGGGCGCGTGGAGCCGTGAGGAAGGGAGGCATCCTTGAACAGGATGTCGACCGACCGAGCGGCGAGCCCGCCCGCCGACAGGCTGGTCGCAGCCGGGAATCCGCAATTGCAGCAGAAGTGCTCATGAATAATGCGGGTTAGATCGTAGACGGGCGTCATCGCGACAAGCAGGTGTTGTGTGAAGACGATATTCGGGCGAAGGTTTCCCCATCCACACAGGAATGCACTGCGAAACTCTGGGGGAGTGAAATGGAATTGCATGAACGATTGGAAGAGGTGTTTCGGCAGGTGTTCGACGACGAGAATCTCAAACTGACCGAGGAGATGACGGCGCACGATATCGGAGGTTGGGATTCTGTGGTGCATATCAATTTGATGTTCAGCATCGAGCAGGCTTTCGGCGTTCGCTTCAACGGCAACGAGCTTGTAGAAATGAAGAATATCGGTGAACTCAAACAATTCCTGGCGAAGAAGGGCGTGCAGTAACGATCACCGGGCAGTTTCGGCCGTCCGATCCGAAGGTATCCGAGATGGAAGCATCAATGGTGCAAGATCACTCATCGGTCCTCGTCATTGAACCGAGCCAGGGGTATGTTCGGGTCGGGTGGGGAGAGCTGTGGGCGGCGCGGGAGTTGTTCTATTTTCTGGCCTGGCGGGACCTGAAAACGCGGTATGCCCAGACGGCCATCGGGGCGGGGTGGGCCCTCCTGCAGCCGCTGCTCAGTACCATGATCTTCACGGTGGTCTTCAGTTATGTGGTCAAAGTGCCCTCGGACGGCGTGCCCTATCCCCTGTTCGTGTTCGCGGCGATACTGCCCTGGGCGCTGTTTGCGCGCAGCCTCGAACGGAGCACCCTGAGTGTGGTGACGGAGGGCGGCCTGATCAAGAAGGTCTATTTTCCGCGGCTGATCATTCCGATCGCCGCCACCTTCATCAACCTGGTGGATTTTGCCGTCGGGCTGCTCCTCCTGCTCGGGATGATGCTGTGGTACCAGATCGTGCCGCCCTGGACGCTGGTGTGCCTGCCCCTGTTCGTGGGGGGGGCGGTGGTCACCGCGCTGTCCGTGAGCCTGTGGCTGTCGGCGCTCAATGTCAAATACCGGGATGTGGCGTCGATCGTGCCCTTGATGACGCAATTGTGGATGTTTGCCTCCCCGGTCCTGTACCCCGCGTCCCTGGTGCCGGAGCCCGTTCGTGTGTACTATGGATTGAATCCCATGGCGGGGGTCATTGAGGGGGTTCGCTGGGCGCTCTTGGGCAAGGCGGCCCCGGATTGGGGGATGGTAGCGGTGAGTCTGGGGGTGGTCACGATCTTGTTGGGAGGCGGCGTGATGTTTTTTCGGAGGGTGGAGCGAACCTTCGCCGATGTGATCTGAATGGGAGACACCGCGGTACGAGTCGAGCAGTTGTCGAAGCGGTATCGCCTGGGGGCGACCCATGCCTCGGAGACCTCCCTGGCCGGCGCCCTGGCGCGAGGGCTGAGCCGGCTCTGGCGGCCGCAGCCGGCCGTCCCCCGGGCTGCGGCGAGCCTCTGGGCGCTGCGCGACGTGTCGTTTGAGATCAAACAGGGGGAAGTGTTCGGGGTGATCGGCACCAATGGGTCGGGCAAGAGCACCCTCCTGAAGATCCTCTCGCGGGTGACCGAACCCACGCGGGGCCGGGTAGTCCTCACGGGGCGCTTCTGCGGCTTGCTGGAAGTGGGAACCGGCTTCCATCCGGAACTGACCGGGCGGGACAACGTCTACATGAGCGGGGCCATTCTGGGCATGACCCGCCAGGAAATTGCCCGGAAGTTCGACGAGATCGTGGCCTTCGCCGAAGTGGAGGCCTTTATCGACACGCCGGTGAAACATTACTCCAGCGGGATGTATGTCCGGTTGGGGTTCTCGGTGTTGGCCCACATGGACCCGGACATTCTGATCGTGGACGAGGTGCTGGCGGTGGGGGACGTGCGGTTCCAGAAGAAGTGCATGGGGAAGATGGAGGCTGTGGGGCAGCACGGGCGGACGGTGATCCTGGTGTCGCACGACATGCAGGCCATTACCCGGTTATGCAAACGGGCGATGCTGTTGCACAAGGGCGAGGTGGTGCACGAGGGCACGGCCCACGACGTGGTGAATCAGTACCTGCACGCCGGCCATATTCAGGCCTGTGCGGCATGGCCGGACCCGGCACAGGCGCCCGGCAACGAGGTCGTGCGCCTGCGGGCCGTGCGCATTCAGACTGAATCCGGCGTCGTCACGGATAGATTCGACATTCGCCGACCGATCAACATGGAGATTGAATTCGATATTATCAAACCGGGCCATATCCTCGTGCCGGTGTTCAACCTACACAATGACGAGGATGTGGTAATTTGCACGGTCCATGATCGTGATCCGGCCTGGCGGCGAAAGCCTCGCCCCATGGGGGGATATATCTGTACGGCCCGGATTCCCGGCAACCTGCTGACTGAAGGAGTGATTACCGTGGCAGTGGTCGTGATGACCGAGGATCCCTTTCGTCTGCATGCCTATGTCCCTCAGGTGGTTGGTTTTCGGGTCGATGAAAGCGCAGAGGGAGACGGCGCGCGGGGCGACTTCAGTGGCCGATGGGTTGGTGTCATACGACCGCTTTTGGAGTGGAGAACTCAATACAAGCCGCAGTAAAGACAAGCAGCGCATTGCGGTGTCGGTTACCTTGGATGGAAGGGGGTCCTGTCAACGCAGGAAAGGAAAACCTTCGCGGGCGCAACACTGAGCCTGTCGGTTGTTTGCGAGAAGCCCGGTCTGGAATGTGTTCAGGAGGGAGGAATCCGGCAAGGGTGGGGGGGAGAGAAGCACGTGAATGTTTTGATTGCACCCCTTTCGGTACTGATCGGAATGGGGCTATTTCTCGGTCTTGGGGGCATTGCGGCGCAGGCCCAACTCAGTGCCTGTACCGGTCTCTCATACACCCATACGAGGTGTGAAAGTCTGAGAGGGAATCCCCTGGCGGGCGACGCTATCCGAAGCTTCGTTAGCCCAGAGCCAAAAGGAGAATCTCTTACCGGCTTGCCCGATGTGTCGAAGAGCCATACTTTTCAACACCAGGTTCCGATGGAGCCGATTGCCGAACCGCTCATGCCCCCGATCGACGGCGCCCGGGACTTTCTCAACCGACGTGATCCGGCGCATG
Protein-coding regions in this window:
- a CDS encoding O-antigen export system, permease protein, producing the protein MVQDHSSVLVIEPSQGYVRVGWGELWAARELFYFLAWRDLKTRYAQTAIGAGWALLQPLLSTMIFTVVFSYVVKVPSDGVPYPLFVFAAILPWALFARSLERSTLSVVTEGGLIKKVYFPRLIIPIAATFINLVDFAVGLLLLLGMMLWYQIVPPWTLVCLPLFVGGAVVTALSVSLWLSALNVKYRDVASIVPLMTQLWMFASPVLYPASLVPEPVRVYYGLNPMAGVIEGVRWALLGKAAPDWGMVAVSLGVVTILLGGGVMFFRRVERTFADVI
- a CDS encoding polyketide synthase module translates to MKSFQIDGAATQNTNSPVSSEIMGDTFRKAGLFAQAIQAYLESATHPPSAALCLKLARSYERVENYAAACRWALSVVDSGDDFTAWQTGWGLYQRCALKVERSTARSAKIALLGSYTTTQLGSMLCLAASRLGIGVELYEGHFGQYQQDIIDLKSGLYAFGPDIVVLAVHEGDLRLPEYSACSDEEIRREVNRWTGLWKVVAERSCARIVQHNFALPCEVPIGHLASRLPGSRYMMAQAVNARLGEAAGNEVSLVDCERLSSLMGKQRWRDPRYWNLSKQAVTLEALPLLARHTAAVIAADLGLSRKCLVLDLDNTLWGGVIAEDGLAGIKLGQGVEGEAFVAFQEYILQLKNKGVILAVCSKNNYADAIQPFEKHQEMRLKLDDIALFIANWESKPDNIRRIAKTLQIGLDSLVFVDDNPVEREVVHRFLPEVDVIPLPEDPSYYPRALSQYLLFETSSFTPEDSRRTDQYRARAKVLELETAAESIEDFYRSLQMQAIVAPFEESQLPRIAQLIGKTNQFNLTTRRHGMSQLEAFLQDESYVHLALRLRDRYAKHGLVSVIIARHQDNVLDIDTWLMSCRVIGRTVETTMLEHLCRRAAELGCTSLRGTYILTEKNAMAADAYAKCGFELIGRGEGQEVWTYDLLAKGLITNTFIKPGESWELAGRDA
- a CDS encoding Acyl carrier protein translates to MELHERLEEVFRQVFDDENLKLTEEMTAHDIGGWDSVVHINLMFSIEQAFGVRFNGNELVEMKNIGELKQFLAKKGVQ
- a CDS encoding Teichoic acid export ATP-binding protein TagH; its protein translation is MGDTAVRVEQLSKRYRLGATHASETSLAGALARGLSRLWRPQPAVPRAAASLWALRDVSFEIKQGEVFGVIGTNGSGKSTLLKILSRVTEPTRGRVVLTGRFCGLLEVGTGFHPELTGRDNVYMSGAILGMTRQEIARKFDEIVAFAEVEAFIDTPVKHYSSGMYVRLGFSVLAHMDPDILIVDEVLAVGDVRFQKKCMGKMEAVGQHGRTVILVSHDMQAITRLCKRAMLLHKGEVVHEGTAHDVVNQYLHAGHIQACAAWPDPAQAPGNEVVRLRAVRIQTESGVVTDRFDIRRPINMEIEFDIIKPGHILVPVFNLHNDEDVVICTVHDRDPAWRRKPRPMGGYICTARIPGNLLTEGVITVAVVVMTEDPFRLHAYVPQVVGFRVDESAEGDGARGDFSGRWVGVIRPLLEWRTQYKPQ